The genomic region AAGaacaattcttttttaatttcgtttacgTTGCGGGGATCGATCTGGTAAACAATTTCAGCATAATGTTTATCTTCCAAATATCTGCGTCTGTTGTTGTCACGCTCGCAGATCTGAGAACATTTACGTTGGTGCAGGTTTTCAGGATGATATGGTTTACAGTTTCTTGTAACCAAGCCATTAGCTTTCCAAAACTGAAATCCTTCCCAAGCTGAGCCTTTGTGACAAATAGTGGCGTTGGGATGTGCGCATTCCAGATCTTGTTCAGAGAGGACTGCTTGTTTATGTGCGTGAATGCATATCCTATCAGAAGCGGTGTTAGCGGCACCGTGAGCCCAGCATGAGTCACAATCAAATTGATTGTAGATTTCGCCGATAGTTCGACAATGAGGCCATTTTATCCTTGCGTCGAATTGAATGGGAAGGTCTATTCTTTCAAAAGACCGTAACGATGGTAGggtataatttttattgaaatcaggTGGTACCTGATAGTCCATCGGCGTGAAGGTGATATTCAAGCTGTACTGACCTATTTTCCACGAGTTGTTTTGATTGTTGAAGTATTCTACAAATTCAGACCTTGGCATATTCAGGTATTTTGCGTGCAGTTCTTTATCAAAAGTACCGAAAGCACCTCCTAACATGGTTAAAAATATGGTCCCAAGATTGACCTTCATAGTCATTTACAGCAAAACGTGTTTGGGCTCCTCATTGGAATTGTCTGCATATATatgatattttgaaatgaagAAACGAATGGTATGCCAGAAAATAGGTAAGAAATAATATCAGGACATACAACAATGTAACAAAACATGTGTTTAGATAAGGATGTCGTTAATTAAGGAATTTACTTGATATAAGTGGGGTGCATATTTTGCTCAAGTGTTCATGTTATTTAGAACTGCCTCACGTGACTTCTTCAGCTTTGTCTACACGTGACCTATATTTTGTCAACACCGTATCTACAATCGATTAAGggtttgggggaggcctttgcccagcagcgccagctttttattaaaaaaaaactctcagGTCTCAGGCTTGTAAAAAAGCTATATTCCTACGAAAATAGGAGCGATTTCATgtctaaaacattcaaaaactttattttaatggcaCCTAAGTGGTTAAATTTATTCATGTGCATAAAACGACTTATAAAAGCGATCATAATGTGTTAAACAGTTATAGCACATAAAACTATATCCTAACTGAGGCATGTTATTACCGTAA from Trichoplusia ni isolate ovarian cell line Hi5 chromosome 12, tn1, whole genome shotgun sequence harbors:
- the LOC113499462 gene encoding cathepsin B-like cysteine proteinase 3 — protein: MKVNLGTIFLTMLGGAFGTFDKELHAKYLNMPRSEFVEYFNNQNNSWKIGQYSLNITFTPMDYQVPPDFNKNYTLPSLRSFERIDLPIQFDARIKWPHCRTIGEIYNQFDCDSCWAHGAANTASDRICIHAHKQAVLSEQDLECAHPNATICHKGSAWEGFQFWKANGLVTRNCKPYHPENLHQRKCSQICERDNNRRRYLEDKHYAEIVYQIDPRNVNEIKKELFFMGPIEATIYIYQDFYDLKNGYTGGIYEHKFGKHLYLHSVRIIGYGVENGIEFWLVANSWGRSFGENGFFRIKIFQEYMFRSMSSGLPRKV